The following proteins are encoded in a genomic region of Ornithinibacillus sp. 4-3:
- a CDS encoding IS110 family transposase, whose amino-acid sequence MALKIVYPICCGIDVHKNFVVAVIASTTNGVTSYQSRRFSTYTKGLRELSKWLDEHRCKDVCMESTGKYWIPVFNILEDSCDITLAHPKYVKAIRGKKTDKKDAKWIADLFKHDLVAGSFMPPFRIRQLRDLMRYRYKLTNFSSSEKNRFQNSLTVSNIQLANTVSDTFGKGSMNIIQKLLDHPTHTDFDIEPLVFGAMKHKVEELKLAVDGFITPEQAGKMAVIKQHYEDIQERKQELEKMILFLAEPYTEEINLLLTVPSIKNIFSAITIISEIGVKMDVFPTAKHLCSWAGLTPTNHESAGKKKSVRISRAGVYLKPLLVQCCLSVVKSDKHPEIRNRYLNIKKRRGHKRAIIAIARMLLTAIYHILKKKEPYNPELYQTVDVLPVSREITVEQAISFAKSQGFRILERPTAT is encoded by the coding sequence ATGGCTTTAAAAATTGTCTACCCTATTTGTTGTGGTATTGATGTCCACAAAAATTTTGTGGTGGCGGTGATTGCTTCCACAACCAATGGAGTTACTTCCTATCAAAGCCGTCGCTTTTCAACCTATACAAAGGGATTGAGAGAGCTGTCCAAATGGCTTGATGAACATCGTTGTAAAGATGTCTGCATGGAATCAACAGGAAAATACTGGATTCCTGTGTTTAATATATTGGAGGATTCCTGTGATATCACCTTAGCACATCCTAAATATGTGAAAGCGATTCGAGGGAAAAAAACAGATAAGAAAGATGCGAAATGGATAGCTGATTTATTCAAACATGACTTGGTAGCTGGAAGTTTTATGCCACCATTTCGAATCAGGCAGCTTCGAGATTTAATGCGTTATCGCTATAAACTCACTAATTTTAGTTCCAGTGAAAAAAATCGTTTTCAAAATAGTTTAACTGTCTCTAACATTCAACTTGCCAACACTGTCAGTGACACGTTTGGAAAAGGTTCTATGAATATTATTCAAAAACTTTTAGACCATCCAACTCATACTGATTTTGATATCGAACCATTAGTTTTTGGGGCAATGAAACATAAAGTCGAAGAACTAAAGCTTGCGGTGGATGGTTTTATCACTCCTGAACAGGCTGGAAAAATGGCAGTGATAAAACAACATTATGAGGATATTCAAGAACGGAAGCAAGAGCTTGAGAAAATGATTCTTTTTCTTGCCGAACCCTACACCGAAGAAATAAATTTACTTCTGACTGTTCCGTCCATTAAAAACATCTTTTCTGCCATTACTATTATCTCAGAAATAGGTGTGAAGATGGACGTGTTCCCGACAGCCAAGCATTTATGTTCATGGGCAGGGTTAACACCAACCAATCATGAAAGTGCCGGCAAGAAAAAGTCTGTTAGAATTTCGAGAGCAGGAGTATATTTAAAACCTCTCCTCGTACAATGTTGTCTTAGTGTAGTGAAGAGCGATAAACATCCCGAAATTCGAAACCGCTACTTAAACATAAAAAAGCGACGCGGTCACAAACGTGCGATTATCGCCATCGCACGAATGTTATTAACTGCAATATATCATATTTTAAAGAAGAAAGAACCTTATAATCCGGAATTATACCAAACAGTAGATGTTCTTCCAGTAAGCCGTGAGATCACGGTTGAACAAGCAATTTCATTCGCAAAATCTCAAGGATTTCGCATTCTAGAGCGACCTACCGCTACCTAG
- the nadX gene encoding aspartate dehydrogenase has product MRIGLIGVGTIGTFLLDKINLEKRIPNYEITAIFDEREKAKTSLKDVEKKYNVQLYQDIEAFLQSSVDLVVECANIPVVQKYGEQILQQKDFFIISIGALVDDNFVQTLKQIGQQAGTKIYLPSGAIGGLDVLQAASSLGGLDTVSLTTRKPANALTEEVIKEEKILFTGKAKDAIVAFPKNANVSIILSLAGIGVEQTEVTIIADPAVEKNLHYVEAKGDFGSLSLKLENDPSPTNPKTSYLTALSIFSAIQKLNSTIHIT; this is encoded by the coding sequence ATGAGAATTGGATTAATCGGAGTTGGAACAATTGGAACTTTTTTATTGGATAAAATCAATTTAGAAAAGCGTATTCCTAATTATGAGATTACTGCAATATTTGATGAACGTGAGAAAGCAAAGACCTCTTTGAAAGATGTAGAGAAAAAATATAATGTGCAGTTATATCAAGATATAGAAGCATTTTTGCAGTCCTCTGTGGATTTAGTTGTGGAGTGTGCTAATATTCCTGTGGTGCAAAAATATGGTGAACAAATTTTACAGCAGAAGGATTTTTTTATTATTAGTATTGGAGCATTAGTTGATGATAACTTTGTGCAAACCTTGAAGCAAATTGGTCAACAGGCAGGAACGAAAATCTATCTACCGTCAGGCGCTATCGGTGGTTTAGATGTACTACAGGCAGCAAGCAGCCTAGGTGGACTAGATACAGTATCTCTGACAACAAGAAAACCAGCAAATGCATTAACAGAAGAAGTAATAAAAGAAGAAAAGATTTTATTTACAGGAAAAGCAAAAGATGCAATCGTCGCATTCCCTAAGAATGCAAATGTTTCTATCATTTTATCTTTAGCTGGAATTGGTGTAGAGCAAACAGAAGTAACAATTATTGCAGATCCAGCAGTAGAGAAAAACCTACATTATGTGGAAGCAAAAGGTGATTTCGGAAGTTTAAGCTTAAAACTAGAAAATGACCCTTCACCTACAAACCCTAAAACAAGCTATTTGACAGCTTTAAGCATTTTTTCAGCTATTCAAAAATTAAACTCTACTATACATATCACTTAA
- a CDS encoding GNAT family N-acetyltransferase, protein MRIEKFQEADVEEILTLFYETIHTVNAKDYTKEERNAWAPKADFTEKLETWKHSLQKNITFVAKIDGDIVGFSDMDDQGYLDRLFVHKDYQGQGIAKKLVQHLEAVARERQIGKIQTDASITARPFFEKQGYAVLRKQRIKRKGVIITNYKMTKQLNEVKR, encoded by the coding sequence ATGAGAATTGAGAAATTTCAAGAAGCAGATGTAGAGGAGATTTTGACTTTATTCTATGAAACCATTCATACGGTAAATGCGAAGGATTATACAAAGGAGGAAAGGAATGCATGGGCACCAAAAGCTGATTTTACCGAAAAGCTAGAAACGTGGAAGCATTCATTGCAGAAAAACATTACTTTTGTTGCCAAAATCGATGGAGACATTGTTGGTTTTTCGGATATGGATGATCAAGGATATTTGGATCGCCTATTTGTTCATAAGGATTACCAGGGGCAAGGAATTGCTAAAAAGCTAGTACAGCATTTAGAGGCTGTAGCAAGGGAAAGACAGATCGGGAAAATACAGACAGATGCAAGTATTACAGCAAGACCATTTTTTGAAAAACAAGGCTATGCGGTATTACGAAAGCAAAGGATCAAGCGAAAGGGAGTTATAATTACAAATTATAAAATGACCAAACAATTAAATGAGGTGAAGCGATGA